In one Lachnospiraceae bacterium genomic region, the following are encoded:
- the ruvA gene encoding Holliday junction branch migration protein RuvA gives MIAYIKGRLAAIEESSVVVEQQGIGFRVYTPIREELLRIGVGEEVQLHTYMNVREDAMILYGFLHTESLQVFKQLINVNGVGPKYALAILTAMSTDQVILAIASEDKKALTKVPGIGAKTAGRIILDLKDKLSFAGGGQTPAGTEENTPAAGGAAPEAIAALIALGYSQGEAAAAVSKVYQSDMAVEEIIKQSLKQLI, from the coding sequence ATGATTGCGTACATCAAAGGAAGATTGGCCGCCATTGAAGAGAGCAGTGTGGTAGTAGAGCAGCAGGGAATCGGGTTTCGTGTATATACGCCGATCCGGGAGGAGCTGCTGCGCATCGGCGTGGGAGAAGAGGTGCAGCTGCACACCTATATGAATGTGCGGGAGGACGCAATGATCCTATATGGATTTTTACATACAGAATCGCTGCAGGTTTTTAAACAGCTGATCAATGTGAACGGCGTCGGACCCAAATATGCACTGGCCATTTTGACGGCGATGTCAACAGATCAGGTGATCTTGGCTATTGCTTCTGAGGATAAAAAGGCGCTGACAAAGGTGCCGGGGATCGGAGCGAAAACAGCCGGGCGCATTATTTTAGACTTGAAGGATAAGCTCAGCTTTGCCGGAGGCGGGCAGACGCCAGCAGGAACTGAAGAAAACACGCCGGCAGCCGGAGGAGCGGCGCCGGAGGCAATTGCGGCTTTGATAGCGCTTGGATACAGCCAAGGAGAGGCCGCTGCTGCCGTAAGCAAGGTCTACCAGTCCGATATGGCAGTGGAAGAAATCATCAAACAGAGCTTAAAGCAGCTCATATAA
- a CDS encoding 5-formyltetrahydrofolate cyclo-ligase: MTKQQLRKKMNEKRDQYAYTHRDSIRIWDLLEKSPLYQQAHTIFAYFSFRSEVETYMVMEHALRYQKALCLPRIEEGHRMEFYLQEDRSSFQRNRFGIYEPAPWARRQEPDQKTLMLVPGLAFDYQGGRIGYGSGFYDRYLERYRFVKTVGLCFDFQLQEEALEMDEKDFRMQYIAAPKGIYCVEKGEWL, encoded by the coding sequence ATGACAAAACAGCAGCTGCGCAAGAAAATGAATGAAAAACGAGATCAGTATGCATATACGCACAGAGATAGCATCCGTATATGGGATCTTTTGGAAAAGAGTCCATTGTACCAGCAGGCGCATACTATTTTTGCCTATTTTTCATTTCGTTCAGAGGTAGAAACTTACATGGTGATGGAGCATGCCCTGCGGTATCAAAAGGCGCTTTGCTTACCTCGTATAGAAGAAGGTCATAGAATGGAATTTTATCTTCAGGAGGATAGAAGCAGCTTTCAGCGCAATCGGTTTGGCATTTATGAGCCGGCGCCATGGGCGAGAAGGCAGGAGCCGGATCAAAAGACGCTGATGCTGGTGCCCGGCCTTGCTTTTGACTATCAGGGAGGCCGGATTGGATATGGCAGCGGATTTTATGACCGCTATTTAGAGCGGTACCGCTTTGTAAAAACGGTAGGCCTATGCTTTGATTTTCAGCTGCAGGAGGAAGCGCTTGAGATGGATGAGAAGGACTTTCGGATGCAGTATATCGCAGCGCCCAAAGGGATTTATTGTGTAGAAAAAGGAGAATGGCTATGA